In Parasteatoda tepidariorum isolate YZ-2023 chromosome 8, CAS_Ptep_4.0, whole genome shotgun sequence, the DNA window TTGTTACtttcttatgtttaaaatagtaCTTCCAAAAAGAAATGCCTGCCAAATGTGAAGCCGATCCAGACTACTTAATTTCTTTAGCAATGCAAGTGAAATACAGttgtaagaaaatgaaaaagtaagatgctattgttataatttcaatGTTGTTATTTTCCCATTATAAATGTTGCAGTTTCatagttttctttaaactttctttaatcttcatttatgtgtgaagtaaaatatttttaaattattttgtttccttattaataattttctttttcttcaaaatgtacTCTGAACAGTTTTcactttgtgaattttttaataaatattataaacttgtTTATCAACTTAATTATGTTttgcaatattaattatttattcaaacaagTGATCATAATGTATTCTTCAAACTTGATTGTAATATATCTTAGGTTCTATAGTATAAATTCTctgtttagttattaaaatttcttaagacCAAATTGTTTAATCCGTTagcaattgttttatttttagcttccatttttaattattttgaaattaatattactatagTTTTGTAATGTGACGATGCATtggcttaaaaaatgaaatacttaagAGAATGGggcattttattgttttaaaagctttattactttctttaatatcattatttatgttttttattgataaatagataatccatatttaaacttatatgtttaaaatagtttttatctttcttttgtGTGAAAATATGTTCATCAAttgtttttggtttttttttgcGCACAAACATTCTTGCTTCACTTGCAATATTGAAGACACTTTGTCCTTGAAATGTTGTGTTGGTTGAAACTAAAAACAGAGAATGAAATTCGTTGTTTCTAAATCTTGTTAATGGATCTTGAAGATGAATTCAAcaggcaaataaaaaaaattaaggacattttgaaaaataataataataaaggattgagaataaaaatataatctagtTAAGACAAATAAGTTATTCaacagtttaaaagaaaatttaacgaattttagAAATCGAatcaactaaattaaatatctttaaaacagTTCTTTGTTCCACtgcttatttcatatttaatttattattcccatttttctcaaaattttattccattttcttaatattttatattttgttttcttaatattttagctacctcaaaaatatatcatattttccagatgcGTTCCATTACATGACAGTGCCGTTTCTTCTTGTCGTtagtaataatgaaatattatattactgtagtttagaaatatttagtgTAATCAAAACTGCTTTGAAAACATTCTCTAAATATAAAGCTTAATTGGGGAATTTATTTTGtatggttaataaaattttgctttgataTGTATGGGAACATTAATAAGCTACTTACTAATCATTTTTAGAGCAACTTTCTTGCTGTAATTAAGTATGGCAAACATTTTTCTAGTTGAAACTTTTGTACCACCATTTTTACAAACACAAACAGCTAAATTGGTAAGTgttttaacacagaaaaaaaactcttgaaaaatataagtaattacgctaactttaaaaaaattatgtttatcatTAAAAGATGCATAGTGATTTCACTATCACAATGGAGGTTATGGCATTTGCTATGGTTACCTTGAATTTTATCTATTCGTGGTAATTTATTCCGAAatctcttataaaaatttgcagcaAGCATTAAAGCATGGTTAGAAAGTAAATCCATgcatattatgaatattatcctgactgaatattttaaatccgtaaatctttttttcctttttcaacgTATGTCTactaagaaatttcaattttttccataaatcaATGCAcatcttttgtttgttttgataaTTAACTCTGctgagttaaataattttatgctgatgctTTTAGTATTAACTATTGCAATTAACATTGTTATTAGTATTACatctattagttttaattattgaagGTTGGCATTAACATGATATTATTTGTAACTGAAATatctttcatcattttaaatcaaaatttttcataacaaaattaatgagaatagttttttttccatgaaattgtacttaatatatttcctttgtttattttgttaatttttagaatcagTCCATTAAAagttaagtatatatatttagataaatattttaaaatctgtatcaGACAAATACATATCAGCTgagtttcatataaaataaagtataaaatgaaagcaatgagaaaagtatttattaataggtatggtttgaaaacttttatttcatgttcTGATAACAGCTGTTTTATTTAGACAAAATGTGTCACAAATTGCCCCCAAATAATTAATTCCTCATGTTTCAATCTTTTTTACAAGTCTCACTGAGTACTAGCTTCATAAAGTCAGAAAAACTGTTAGCTTTGTGATTGCCATAAAGTAGTTGTAACTTATGGCCATCTGTTTGTGTTagtctgtaattttttttcagactgaaatttaattcctgtaatattttttttagattagaaAAAGATTATACATCATATAAAGCAAAAGAGCAAGAAGAAATGATAGAGCTTAGGGTAAACATATagaatttcatttctaatttgaaTGACTTGAATATTATCAGTCTTGTTTTATGTTTGTGTTAGgatgaaatgtatataaaagaTTCATAGAATTTATGCTGTTCAATGTAAAAGTAGTACACTGTACTAGGGACTTGGGGTAGaggtaattttgttaaaaatgtttttttttttaactgtgttttACATTTAAGTATTAGTTCTGATACTTTGACGGTTATGTTCAACTGAAATATGTTCACaaaattatatctatattttgatatcaaaattatatctatattttgtcTATCGttataaaagtaagtttttttaaaacttatttttataatgtattaaaaaaatttcaacttgaaagaaaaatttgttttaattctatattataatgtgaagtatttgtttttgttacagAGGTTAAGAACAGAAAACAAGCTTTTGAGACAAAGGATAGAAAACTTAGAATtggtaattacatttttttaaaaaaaaaaaaaaaatcttttttttaaattatctatttgataaaaaaggaAGACTGATgtgcaagtaaaattttttagcattcttttcttaatttagtcactaaaaaatttatttaattttgaagcagTGTTAATAATTTCTCACAACTTTAAacctcatttaaattaaaaataaatactctatCAGAGTTATAAATTGATTACTAACGATTAGTCTTAAtggtattttattgaaaatcatgatttttttttggaagtatATTCTATTGCTGCctgtgtaatttataaaatatatcagcatttataatcttttctttttttctgcttaaataAGTGTCTCATTTGTTGATTGTTTCATTTAGAATAGTCTTATGTATTCCAATTATTGTAACTAAGTGAtgaattatagtttatttacttTGCATCAAAATAAGCTGGCAAGTAAGGAACGCATTATATTGCTGTTTGTtaacatttctattaaatttaaaatcctaaatgtttcaatatgtaattaccttttttaaaaatgctagccgaattgcattttttcaatttcacatTTTTGGTTTTACCCTTCTTGTCAAATTTAGTTTGAAGTGTTAGAGTACATATAAAAAGTAAGTTTGTCATTGATGTGTTGattttatgtaacataaaaatggtattttttgccattttaatatttactgggttatgaaagctggaaaaaaaatcttggtataattatagtttgaattagttttataattataatccttattttggaattttttatattttaataatttattttttaatgcttttatttaaattttttatattttgatactgTAATGGAAATATCTAAGTCTGGTTAATAATTACATtgcatagttttattaaaatgggtAGTATATTAACGTTTAAACCAATTTTACCATCATTAATCTGGTTCCAAGTATTACGGTTattgctttatttgaaaaataataaattttttttaatggttttagaAATCATTCTTGATATTATTAATCTCTGTAACCTTCTTAACTAATTTTACAAAGTAAGAAATACTCTATTAAAATAGAACAGaactaatttaattagtatttacaattattttaatgcttttccaGGAGAGTGCATCGCTGGCCGATCGCCTTGTCCAGGGTCAGGTTACTAGAGCTCAGGAAGCAGAAGATAGTTACGCATTAAAGAGAGAGCTAGCATCACTGAAACAAACACAGTTGCTAACAGAACAGGAATTGGAGAGagcaaagagaaaaattaaagagcTTGACGATGTAATCTCTCTTtcttgaatatttcatttttataagtcTTGCTAGTGATTTTCatattcacttaaattttacCTACTAAGTTTACTTCTGTTGCCTCTTAACATCTATTGTGTAGCCAACTGGTTCAAAATAGCAGTTGAAAATTTAGTATTACCCAGTGGTCAAGGGTGCAGTTAACTTTAACTACTTTATagtaaatgtagttaactatatctgtttttttttttttaaaatataggtgATAAATTATGAAGGATTAAGTTTTCACTCCTGctcaatattaagaaaaagttgaaaatacaaagaaaaagaaaaaaaattagtttagattaataacaaaagaaattattaagaaatatctaatttttgtttatatgagccaatttattattctaattttaactctttatgCCTCATTCTGCTTTCTTGTTCCTGATTATTTAGTTCAaggaattttacaaaatgttcaaatatttatgattgTGTTAAGTGTCTAAACTCTTAGATTTCTTTTAAGAGGTTATAATGTAGAGTTATAGAGCAAAATATATTACACTGACAGACTTGAGTAAGATTTGAATTGATCTGATTCAAAAAACTAGATGAAATTGaaccttgtttcaaattaatattaaaagtatttgtcCAGGACTCAGAACAAACAAGTGATTTTTGTATCTCactacactactttttttttttaaaaaattagcgactacagtagttttattaattgtagTGTATTAGTTATGATCACtggtattacttttttatgaagatgcttatatttaattttattttttatttattcattcttgaacaaaatgatttctttaaacaatgaaataatgaattaagaaaTGACCCAGAAAATGTGGCTGCAAGACACCTcaagtttaaatcttttttatccatttcttggcatttgaatttaaaatgtgttggtagttataagaaataatgattttttttataaagacaaAAGATTGCAGCAAATGtgaaataaatctcaaaaagtAGATTTCTGTTCGTATGATAAGGTTGTTAACagaaattaatgattatatttcttgaaaaattattaactaagatattttagtttttaaataatggaaaattggTTAACCTTTAAATTTATCCATCTtttcctaaaagaaaaattctatttttactgAAGAGAGTAGTTATGTTTAATTAtctatcttaaaaatgttttttggatCATACATTACTTCTTctcctagaattttttttaaaactgtgttaataaattttttattattcattagtaACCTAGTTTTCATTATTCTTCAAtgtgtttaaatatgaaaatgtaattatacTTATCATggtatacattttatattttattttatttttcaggccAATTCTCAGCATTCATCCCTTGATCAACAGGCTGAAGATCTGATTCAATCAATGCAACAAGAACTGATTTCTGTAAAACTAAGAGAAGCTGAGAAGGAAGATAGGATGCAAGATCTGTTGCATCGAATTAATGAGCTAGAATcagttagtttttctttttttactttcaacagTACTttgatttaagaataaataattttcatcattatttgtGAGAGATAATAAATGGTTTAGGTTTAATGTTTAGatagttatttaaatcttgAAACAGTAAAGGTAACAATTGTATCTAGaagaatttatgaattttctaGATTAAATTGTACGTAAGTTAACCCATTTTAAGCCaagcatagaaattttataaaatgtggtattattttcattgaaatatgtttaaattatattcattaaaacaaaaaataatattttatttaagaaataaattggtGCGTTTTCGCACCATTGGCCAGATCAATGAACAATTCGTTTAGTTCAAAGCTTATATTTTTAGTGGAAACATTCGAAGCATTTGGAATGCGAATGGACTTCGCATTTGATGCATAAATTAATCGTGTAGTTTTTGCACACTAgcgtgttttgaaaatttctcaacagaaattatttaccccaattgaattacaaatattttatagatgtgTTTAGAACCTTCtaaaacaacagaaaaataaaattattgaaaaatattcgccacggtgttaataaaaatttatttaatttaatgtgattCAATATCAATGCaacttttttgtataaatgaaattatttttctaaagtggttgggaaaattgaaataaaattttgtgatcaaaaataattaagtgggtgttaaaagttctttttatcttataataagGATTTTCctctataattaaaaacaagttagtaattgttgtattatttttgcatgaaattaactttatgaagaataaataaatcttagaaATTAGTTCAAGAAGCATgcctaacaatttaaaaagtaaaaatagcatTCCCTTTAGTTTCAATGATTCTCTTAACTAATCTATTGCAACTTACATTTTGAGGATTGAGAAAtggaattcattaaaaagttgttatttaaaaaaaatttatttgagacTAAATTTATTATGGGAGCATAATtgactaactaattagcataaaTGATTTGTATCAAGCCGTTAAGATTGTAGCTTAGTCAGTGAAAATTTGATCATGagacaaaaatagtttaagggtgtttgtttttatttgtataactattgcttatattaaaattaataacacatGTTATTCACTATTTGACACTTATATACTCATGCTGatcattcaataattaaatttcaaaaatatttgtgttagtATATAACTAACATACAGTATTAGctttagcaaatttatttttaggatgTATGTAATTTTAGTTGTTCTCTTTAGCGATTTTTAATACTTGCAAAACTTTCtatgtataaattattcatacattgaaaaagtataagtgctgcaatatttattttaggtgaATAAATGTTTGAAGGAAGCTTATCCTGAAAACACAATCATCCATATTCAAGAAGAACTGATTGCTGTTAAGCTCAGAGAAGCTGAAGCTCAACAGTACATTAAAGAACTCTTGCAGAAGATTAATGACCTACAAAATCAACttgttgtaagttttttttttttgctttaatttttaaattttagttaaaacagCTTTgtgaaagtatattttatattgctttggccatctttctaaaactttttgaaaaatttgttttagatgaTGCAACAAAttgtaagaattaaattatcattttctatatcttttatattttttattaaaaagaaaaactgtctaaaaaataagcaaattttaatgacacttactaaattgaatattttaaatataatcttcaaaattttatatagtatgTCTGTATCTATCTCTACTTTACttgacaaatttatattttatttgaaacagtttatcagaaaaataagagaattcaaatttttctaaattgaaatgtaaaatttgcatACTGAAGGATCTGTGAAACATAGGTTAGAAATGAAAAGCGTTGtgatctataaaaataaaaaaaagaaagaaaaaagaatttattatattttttaaaaattctctttataGTTTATTCTATTCTGATATTTCTCTTTAGTTTGGGGTTTTacttacaatgttttttttcatagtagACTTAAAACTAGTGCTGTTTCTCTGTTTGaagcaaaatatcaaaacaatataTTCAGTAACATTAAACTAGTTATGTCTGAGGCTTTTTCTAGGAAAATAAGTGATTCTTGTGATATTTGTAATatccaaaaattttcaataaaagtaatttaaattaaattatctaaatgaattatatttatatagatagcatgaattatatttttttagtttgtggttgttaaatttccttattatagctcctaatttttttcacttaaaagagtttttaagtttaattttagtattttatgtttacattaatatactaataataagtaattatgtttacataataaggtttattaaaaaactataaaatactataataaagTTTGCTGcttgaaaatttgttaaaatttttgacataacagtaaaatttttttaatttttatcaaataatgaataattattcataagaataaataaaataattttattttttaatatttatgtttgcaGAAAGAGTTGTATCCTTGTGTTTGTGTTGTAAAGGTAATTGGAAAATTTAGCTCTTTGAAATGTGCCTACCAAGTTCATTTCAATATGCTTAACAACTGATTTTAGCAGTTTgtaaaaagctgaatttttcCGATTAGCctgtaaaatatgcatattgaTTAATAATCAAAGTATTATCTTAATACctattttgaaacaatgtattttttaaatttagaaatgtgtcACTAATTCGACTGCAAATCATGAGGAACCCAAGGTCTCTGAAAACTCTCTTCGTAAAGGTAGCAATGTTACCGAACTTCAACAGAGGATAGTGTACTTGGAGAAAAAGGtacatacttaaaatttatttggcaaaataaaatttttaatatttagtgtcttagcaatttttttatttataaattttttatatacattttttaaacactcgTCAAATTTCCCTGTTTCTTTTTGAGATTTCTATTTctacacttttctttttatcttggcattttcttaaaaaatgtttgaaatattcacTTTTAGAATTTCAAGTTTTACAACTAGAGCAGATAATTTTACTTCGCACATTAAAAgccaaattttcttttagctGAATGAAAGTGAGTTAAAGAACATGAAAATGGAGATGGAACAGAAGAATGTTACCTCTGATCTTAAGAAAAAACTAACACTTCTGGAAAATCAAGTATGTATGGTGAcaatgctaatattttttacttcgatGAAGTTTGACAGGAAAATAGTTTctctgtttttgtaaatttgctttttatcttGTAACCGTTTCTACATGGAcaatttttacaagaatttcaTTTCCGGACATagttttttcatagaaatagACAGAACTAGTTTCCTTTGCAAAAATGTGAGAAGTTTGTACCTTAACTGTTTGGTGAACATGGAACAGCAATGtccctttaatatatttttttactctataattacaagtaaagtgatattttggtattttttaataatataagacagtctaataattactaaaaaagtatgttagattattggaattgtatttgtatttaatataaaatccaaaaaagtagttaaaatttttttttcattcatattcaaaaatttattaataattgattttgcaaactaacttttcatttcaataatgaattactgtttttcttagatctaaatatgagcaaattttaaaaattattgtttggaagtgagctgtACTTGCCAAGATTCACATCTGTGCCTATCTAACccaattttataatcataaattatttaaattctaattataatatttttcacttattttgacttaaattaatataaaattgtgaataaaaagtatgaaaaatgtgaTTAACTAAAATTCTGCAAAGGATTAAAGTAAGTTTGGGattggttatatttttttaagaagtgaaCTTGCTGGATTTGTTTCTTCACTTGGTGAAAATTAGGACTAAAATATATTGGATTATTTGCTAGTTGTTGATACAAAACTTGGTTaacttaagttttcttaaaTCGAATAGCAGTCAATTGAAAAGTACTTATTTCTTCcatagaatgtaaaaattattttactaatttgtcatttttgtatttattatctATATCTTATTATCTATATGGAGTTTGACTGTATCTATGCAATGGTTTTAACTTATTGAATTTGTAGCCATGGAagagattaattaaataatgcaaaattctgatttttgcaataattattattaatttctcaaTTACTTTTTCAGGTAAAAGAGTTGACTGatataaatcaagaaaaaattgcCACAGAAAGTGAAGACGTCAAAATGCTATGTGGCAGGGTTACATCACtgcaagaaaaagtaaatttttctttgtttttcttattgtattaaaatcaaaagaaatgaataaatggtactaattcatttttgtaCTAAACAAACTTAATGAAGAAATGgtgcatattttttgtgtggaagaaaagtaaaaaaatctacatACCATTTTTGATGTCAATgaaatgttcaaataaattgaataataagtgataacaaaaatacaaaaaataagctgCATATTGAAAAGCCACAGTCATTGAGAAATggtattaattcttttttaaaaaatgccattctattattgatgccaatgatgctaattatttttggtaatatGTGATAATGGGGTTATGGTAATTGGTCCAGTTTTAATACATaccaaatatatttgtataggtaaaaagtatttcatgaGTAAATTTGGCGCTTATTAAAACTGCAGAAATActgtgcatttttattatagataatgaaaaaatagatttattacaGCCTATcaaaaaagtacaataaaaaattacttgattgtggtaaatttagGAGTTTGCCTCGAGCAACAGCATTATGAACTGCATTATGAACAGCATTATTatactgaataaatttaaatctttatttacatGGGATGAGCTACTAAAAATGGGTTTTGCTAGATTTAATAACTTGAAGTCACCAAAGAGGATAAGGAataatggtaaataaaaatgacattgaagttattttagctttattaattgtgttagcatttgttttttagttttgtttatgaTTTTGTATAGTGTTCAGTACTAATtttgatttagtgattttttttgcctgtaatttaaaactgacattcagctaattaattataaattatgaagtCAGTTTAAATTAGGTTTCAAGTTAAGGTTTTACCTCAGTTAACTTTGTAACAATGTAACTctcataaaaacttataatttttaatggtcatgcattatttataaccacaatatataatttaaatctaacaatgtttcaaatttgaagaataTCTGAGTGCTGTGTAGATAGTGAATCgattatgtaatataaatttgatattttatttcttttgaataaatccCTGGTTAAATTCTTTCGTTCTGAGTTTTACAAATGTTTAACTCTAAGAGTTTACAATCAGATAAAGGAAATAAGATTCGTTTTATCTACAAAAACtgtaagtattgaaaaaaaaggtctgttttcatttataaaagtttattttcagatgtgaatgttacaaaaataattttgatattggGTAATTCCACCATTTCGGATGTTATATtcgcaaaatttaaaagcacaagacttagttaaaaaaaaaaaatcaagcagtcctaaaaatttttgttaagataAGTCATTTATACTTGCTCCAATTTTTAGTAACTTGCAATGTGCAAATATAATGTTTGTAAATGATGGAATCGTCCTATTACTATtattgaaagattattttactTAGTGTTATCTCTTGCAGTTGGCAGAGCAGTGggagataaataaaaagttaacaatcaTGCTTGAGAATGGTGATGCTGATGCCAACCACAACACAGAGAAGAGCTTCAAACACATAGGCCATTTCTTGGAAACATTGAAGCAAAGTCACACGACTCTTTCAAGTGACGAAGGCAACTTTGAGCAGATCTACAAATTCAGGCTCTCCCCTCGGGACATCCAACCTCCTGGAAAACTTGAGTTTCTTAAGAATAAAGTTAATGTTCAGTGATGTGTCTTCCTACCATAAATGTCTTTCTCTAGATTTGAACCTGGTGTCATATCACATGTCCACGAAGTTGTTATCTTCATTcatgttttgaaatgaaaatatcaacTGATAACACTCCATAGGTTTGTGTTGTAATATAGAATGTTGATGTTAATGCTTGGAAGAAAAGCATTGTTACCAAAACAATCTGTGCAAGCTTTAACTGTGTTTGTAGgtgaagtatttaaataaaaaaaatcttgctgtAGAACTGGATTGTATTTCACTAAGGTgcacaatcaaattttttaaaataaaaaaaataaagctagccGTCCATGAGGCATAATTGGATGGGATTATATAAGTTTTGATGTAGTGTGCATTTTTCGAACATTTAAGATAACATTTTAGCTGGGTATCaggaaatattgctttttaaaagttttttctgctgcttagttttattttaacaaaactacacagtttttagaaatgattgctagataattttttttttctaaataaatctttatagcATATATGTCACAATTGTTGTTATAAATGTTGAACTTTGCTGATCCTTTGAACGTCCATTATgaacccttttttaaaattttctttataattctcGACATTTTACTTGTGTCTCTGCtagtcaaattgaaaaatataaatttttatgtctgtacatatgttaacattttaaaaatgtttccaatatactagattgttttttttaacgtaagTTCAAGTATTGCCACATAAAACTAGTCCCActatgaaaaaagtaaagataaatcATTACTTTATTTGAGTTACATATATAGCtatataatatgataaatacACCACAGAATCGTGAATGCCATCCCAAGGGAGCAATTTTGTCGATTAGTAAGTCGCAAATcgctagttaaaaaaaaaaagaaatgctagTTACAGAAAAACGCAATACCAAAAATTGCTAGTAACATCGGATAgtctaaattttctattattttttcctcacaatattttaaagttccGATATTTTAATGGTGCAATGCTATTGCGACATGTGAATTTCGAATTAAAGTTATCACTTCTTGATGCTCTCTATTTGTTATCGAGAATCCTTATATTTCCCGATagttatttatctttcttttggCGATCTCCACATGAGTCTTCaagcatcgtttttttttaatatgatactaTTGCAATACCTGAAGATCTAATATGAGTAAAAACTTTCCTCCTataacattcaaaaaaataaatacctgatgtgtatctttcatttaaaaagaggCTAGTTTTATGTGGGTTAGTTATGGGATATGTATTTGCTATAAGTTCTAGATATTAAATGTATCCTAACACAAAGATGTTAATAGGTTTAAATACAGTACATTTTGAAGGTTTTGACCCtagttttgaactaaaatcataaatatattaattgaattgcttttgtattatttattaatgctaATAGGgaaaaatttgcacttattagttttgaacatttttttattaaaattatttctgcatgtttgtatataatttgaaaagtttcacTAGTTTAACTTGCATTCCATGGAGATGTagtgattattaaattttttaaagttgaacaaGCTGGCAATATTCCGTACCATATTGATGAATctcatggtaaattttatttgttacaaaaatattgaaatatttgtaaattcattgttataaaaattgtatattgttgTTAAATATGAAGTGgaatttgttg includes these proteins:
- the LOC107439384 gene encoding ecotropic viral integration site 5 ortholog isoform X4, translated to MAIEFEEPDSFDENIIRSRSVSVQCEDHFYCEENYQRSRSSSLSSVIWEWGRRLLESDAKSLNSLASGHSRKSSSTSLVSVASGDSKQSANAEEDGEDVWQIWGSVVNEWETYFKKKNAFVKDLVRRGIPNHIRNIVWQLLCNAQSCPARELYTEYLKSSSPCEKVILRDIARTYPEHDFFREKDGPGQESLFNVMKAYSLHDREVGYCQGSAFIVGMLLLQMPEEDAFVVMVRLMEDYRLREMYKPSMAELGLCMYQLECIVQEQIPELHMHFQAQSFHTSMYASSWFLTLFTSSVSLQLACRVMDLFLSEGMEMIFRIGIAILQYCKEDLLQHDMEGMLRYFQKEMPAKCEADPDYLISLAMQVKYSCKKMKKLEKDYTSYKAKEQEEMIELRRLRTENKLLRQRIENLELESASLADRLVQGQVTRAQEAEDSYALKRELASLKQTQLLTEQELERAKRKIKELDDANSQHSSLDQQAEDLIQSMQQELISVKLREAEKEDRMQDLLHRINELESVNKCLKEAYPENTIIHIQEELIAVKLREAEAQQYIKELLQKINDLQNQLVKCVTNSTANHEEPKVSENSLRKGSNVTELQQRIVYLEKKLNESELKNMKMEMEQKNVTSDLKKKLTLLENQVKELTDINQEKIATESEDVKMLCGRVTSLQEKLAEQWEINKKLTIMLENGDADANHNTEKSFKHIGHFLETLKQSHTTLSSDEGNFEQIYKFRLSPRDIQPPGKLEFLKNKVNVQ